A stretch of Phoenix dactylifera cultivar Barhee BC4 chromosome 16, palm_55x_up_171113_PBpolish2nd_filt_p, whole genome shotgun sequence DNA encodes these proteins:
- the LOC103703722 gene encoding kinesin-like protein KIN-14R isoform X1, with protein MAETRDLNLYDPTAGGSNFIGFSTSPDLTVCTSPPDIPRDQIQETPDYIRRSTQRNRIAPMELFSDRESDNFRPKWGFAATMPESSPEMRSLSRNETLEVSLDLGVIPDVQDSLISINAGGIDESIVCGGIKYQKDSFYTGGDVIRKDAAIGDGKELALYQSARVGNSSYKFQNLESGDYLVDLHFAEIIFTGGPPGMRIFDVFMQEEKVISAIDIYAQVGSNQPLILSALRASVVTDEGLTIRFEGLVGQPILCGISIRRDCSEVSGKSGGNLEPILATKKEILEKQCNDCRQLKQDYDLLLKEQIECKRAVEDLKQEHELKSRECQKAWTSLQELQMELMRKSMHVGSLAFAVEGQVKEKSRWFQSLADLSEKFKLLKLKHAKLSEEALEYRWFLADITNMTTTVQSTVDHHLNLEEEYKDLKLKYVEEAKERKDLYNKIIELKGNIRVFCRCRPLNAEEIAGGASVAVDFESAKDGELIVKGHVSSKKVFKFDSVFSPEEDQEKVFEKTAPLATSVLDGYNVCIFAYGQTGTGKTFTMEGTEEARGVNYRTLEELFRIIRERQGLFQYEITVSVLEVYNEQIRDLLLMGSQPGVAAKRLEVRQVAEGVHHVPGMVEAHVSNMDEVWEVLQTGSKARAVGSTNANEHSSRSHCIHCVMVRGENLVTGECTRSKLWLIDLAGSERVAKTDAQGERLKEAQNINKSLSALGDVISALATKSPHIPFRNSKLTHLLQDSLGGDSKTLMFVQISPNENDVGETLCSLNFASRVRGIELGPAKKQVDVSELFRYKQMVGKAKQESKNKDAQITKMEDGIHSLEMRNKAKDLAIANLQEKVKELESQLLIERKLARQHVDAKIAENQLQLQQLKEQEDPNISLMNPQSVIRPMSEKFHNHVAEQIAAIKEIGNGMRPLVENNMNRPMMLPPTDNNILKCFPSPNDKENKPELAEEHTPRKASRVSLFSTARQVPATPVPRRYSLIPLPTSRAVVAPPPPLPPTMGNLSPPLPSSLLTINGKDGPQPRSTKKINSILRRSLQKKVIIRSPLPQTIRRGGIVGGAEKVRVSIGGSGRKARRLPVNNGTKADRLTLQKHQKEKEKGWNHRTTARNIC; from the exons ATGGCTGAAACACGTGATCTGAACCTGTATGACCCGACCGCTG GCGGTTCCAATTTTATTGGGTTCTCGACGTCTCCAGATCTCACTGTCTGCACCAGTCCGCCGGATATCCCCCGTGACCAGATCCAAGAAACGCCGGATTATATCAGGAGAAGCACTCAGAGGAATAGAATTGCTCCTATGGAGCTATTTTCTGACAGAGAGTCTGATAATTTTAGACCTAAATGGGGCTTTGCTGCAACAATGCCAGAATCATCTCCAGAGATGCGATCTTTGAGTAGAAATGAAACTTTAGAAGTTTCTCTTGATCTTGGAGTAATACCAGATGTCCAGGATAGCCTGATAAGTATAAATGCAGGTGGGATTGATGAATCCATTGTTTGTGGTGGTATTAAGTACCAAAAGGACAGCTTCTATACAGGTGGAGATGTTATCAGGAAAGATGCAGCAATTGGGGATGGCAAGGAACTGGCATTGTACCAGTCTGCTCGAGTAGGGAATTCTTCGTATAAATTCCAGAACCTGGAATCAGGAGATTATCTTGTTGACCTGCATTTTGCTGAGATCATATTCACTGGTGGCCCACCAGGAATGAGAATTTTTGATGTCTTTATGCAGGAAGAGAAG GTTATCTCTGCAATAGATATCTATGCACAGGTTGGCTCAAACCAACCACTTATTTTATCAGCTCTGAGAGCTTCAGTTGTCACAGATGAGGGGTTGACAATTAGATTTGAAGGGTTAGTAGGACAACCTATTCTTTGTGGCATTTCAATAAGACGTGATTGTTCTGAAG TTTCAGGAAAGAGTGGTGGAAACTTAGAACCAATATTGGCcacaaagaaagaaatattAGAG AAACAATGCAATGATTGTAGGCAGCTGAAGCAAGACTATGATTTGCTCTTGAAGGAGCAAATAGAATGCAAAAGAGCAGTAGAGGATCTAAAACAGGAGCATGAACTTAAGAGTAGAGAATGTCAGAAGGCCTGGACATCACTGCAGGAACTTCAGATGGAGCTCATGCGCAAATCAATGCATGTTGGCTCTTTAG CTTTTGCTGTAGAGGGGCAAGTGAAGGAGAAAAGTCGATGGTTTCAATCTCTAGCAGACTTGAGTGAGAAATTTAAA TTGCTGAAGCTCAAGCATGCAAAGCTGTCAGAGGAGGCACTAGAATACAGGTGGTTCCTTGCAGATATTACCAATATGACTACTACTGTTCAATCCACCG TGGATCATCATCTCAACTTGGAAGAGGAGTACAAAGACCTTAAACTTAAATATGTTGAAGAggcaaaggaaagaaaagaccTCTACAATAAAATCATAGAGCTAAAAG GAAATATCAGAGTTTTTTGCCGCTGCCGGCCTCTTAATGCTGAAGAAATTGCTGGAGGGGCTTCTGTGGCTGTTGATTTTGAATCTGCCAAAGACGGTGAACTTATTGTCAAAGGCCATGTGTCTTCCAAGAAGGTCTTCAAGTTTGACAGTGTCTTCAGCCCTGAAGAAGATCAAG AAAAGGTTTTTGAAAAAACTGCACCTCTTGCAACATCAGTGTTGGATGGATACAATGTCTGCATATTTGCTTATGGGCAGACAGGAACTGGCAAAACATTCACAATGGAAGGAACTGAAGAAGCTCGAGGAGTTAACTATAGGACTCTTGAGGAACTCTTCCGCATTATCAGAGAAAGGCAAGGGTTATTCCAATATGAAATAACTGTAAGCGTCTTAGAGGTCTACAATGAACAAATACGTGATTTACTTCTAATGGGATCTCAGCCTGGAGTTGCTGCAAAAAG GCTAGAAGTAAGGCAAGTTGCAGAAGGAGTTCATCATGTTCCAGGGATGGTCGAAGCTCATGTGAGCAACATGGATGAGGTCTGGGAAGTGCTACAAACAGGCAGCAAAGCCAGAGCTGTGGGCTCAACGAATGCTAATGAACATAGCAGTCGATCACActg TATTCACTGTGTGATGGTAAGAGGGGagaatctggtgactggagagTGTACTAGAAGTAAATTGTGGCTTATTGACCTAGCTGGAAGTGAGAGAGTGGCAAAGACAGATGCTCAAGGAGAACGACTGAAGGAGGCACAAAACATCAACAAATCACTTTCTGCACTAGGTGATGTAATATCTGCTCTTGCAACTAAAAGCCCACACATTCCCTTCAG GAACTCAAAGCTTACCCACTTACTTCAAGACTCTTTAG GTGGCGACTCGAAGACTTTGATGTTTGTGCAGATCAGCCCTAATGAGAATGATGTGGGAGAGACTCTTTGCTCTCTGAATTTTGCTAGTAGAGTGAGGGGAATTGAACTTGGTCCTGCCAAGAAACAAGTTGATGTTAGTGAACTTTTCAGATACAAACAAATG GTTGGGAAGGCTAAGCAGGAGAGCAAGAACAAAGATGCCCAAATAACTAAAATGGAAGACGGAATTCATTCTCTTGAAATGAGGAACAAGGCAAAAGATCTGGCTATTGCAAATCTTCAAGAGAAA GTTAAGGAGTTGGAATCACAGTTACTAATTGAACGAAAGTTGGCAAGGCAGCATGTCGATGCCAAAATAGCTGAAAACCAACTGCAGTTGCAGCAACTAAAAGAGCAAGAAGATCCGAACATATCATTGATGAATCCTCAATCAGTTATTCGACCAATGTCAGAAAAATTTCACAACCATGTTGCAGAACAAATTGCAGCAATTAAAGAGATAGGTAATGGAATGCGACCGCTTGTTGAGAACAACATGAACAGGCCTATGATGCTACCTCCAACCGACAATAACATTCTCAAGTGTTTCCCATCACCAAATGACAAGGAAAATAAGCCAGAGTTGGCTGAAGAGCACACCCCAAGAAAGGCCAGTAGAGTTTCTCTTTTTTCTACAGCTCGCCAGGTTCCAGCCACTCCAGTGCCCCGTCGTTACTCGCTTATTCCACTTCCTACCTCGAGAGCAGTGGTGGCACCGCCACCACCATTGCCACCTACCATGGGCAATCTTTCACCACCATTGCCTTCATCATTGCTAACCATCAATGGTAAAGATGGTCCTCAGCCCAGAAGTACGAAGAAGATTAACAGCATACTTAGAAGAAGCCTGCAAAAGAAGGTAATCATCAGATCCCCGTTGCCGCAGACAATTAGAAGGGGAGGTATTGTTGGAGGGGCAGAAAAGGTCCGGGTCTCAATTGGTGGAAGTGGGAGGAAGGCAAGGAGATTGCCCGTAAATAATGGTACCAAGGCCGACAGACTAACACTGCAAAAGCATCAGAAGGAAAAGGAGAAAGGCTGGAATCATAGAACAACAGCGAGGAACATTTGCTGA
- the LOC103703722 gene encoding kinesin-like protein KIN-14R isoform X2, whose translation MAETRDLNLYDPTAGGSNFIGFSTSPDLTVCTSPPDIPRDQIQETPDYIRRSTQRNRIAPMELFSDRESDNFRPKWGFAATMPESSPEMRSLSRNETLEVSLDLGVIPDVQDSLISINAGGIDESIVCGGIKYQKDSFYTGGDVIRKDAAIGDGKELALYQSARVGNSSYKFQNLESGDYLVDLHFAEIIFTGGPPGMRIFDVFMQEEKVISAIDIYAQVGSNQPLILSALRASVVTDEGLTIRFEGLVGQPILCGISIRRDCSEGKSGGNLEPILATKKEILEKQCNDCRQLKQDYDLLLKEQIECKRAVEDLKQEHELKSRECQKAWTSLQELQMELMRKSMHVGSLAFAVEGQVKEKSRWFQSLADLSEKFKLLKLKHAKLSEEALEYRWFLADITNMTTTVQSTVDHHLNLEEEYKDLKLKYVEEAKERKDLYNKIIELKGNIRVFCRCRPLNAEEIAGGASVAVDFESAKDGELIVKGHVSSKKVFKFDSVFSPEEDQEKVFEKTAPLATSVLDGYNVCIFAYGQTGTGKTFTMEGTEEARGVNYRTLEELFRIIRERQGLFQYEITVSVLEVYNEQIRDLLLMGSQPGVAAKRLEVRQVAEGVHHVPGMVEAHVSNMDEVWEVLQTGSKARAVGSTNANEHSSRSHCIHCVMVRGENLVTGECTRSKLWLIDLAGSERVAKTDAQGERLKEAQNINKSLSALGDVISALATKSPHIPFRNSKLTHLLQDSLGGDSKTLMFVQISPNENDVGETLCSLNFASRVRGIELGPAKKQVDVSELFRYKQMVGKAKQESKNKDAQITKMEDGIHSLEMRNKAKDLAIANLQEKVKELESQLLIERKLARQHVDAKIAENQLQLQQLKEQEDPNISLMNPQSVIRPMSEKFHNHVAEQIAAIKEIGNGMRPLVENNMNRPMMLPPTDNNILKCFPSPNDKENKPELAEEHTPRKASRVSLFSTARQVPATPVPRRYSLIPLPTSRAVVAPPPPLPPTMGNLSPPLPSSLLTINGKDGPQPRSTKKINSILRRSLQKKVIIRSPLPQTIRRGGIVGGAEKVRVSIGGSGRKARRLPVNNGTKADRLTLQKHQKEKEKGWNHRTTARNIC comes from the exons ATGGCTGAAACACGTGATCTGAACCTGTATGACCCGACCGCTG GCGGTTCCAATTTTATTGGGTTCTCGACGTCTCCAGATCTCACTGTCTGCACCAGTCCGCCGGATATCCCCCGTGACCAGATCCAAGAAACGCCGGATTATATCAGGAGAAGCACTCAGAGGAATAGAATTGCTCCTATGGAGCTATTTTCTGACAGAGAGTCTGATAATTTTAGACCTAAATGGGGCTTTGCTGCAACAATGCCAGAATCATCTCCAGAGATGCGATCTTTGAGTAGAAATGAAACTTTAGAAGTTTCTCTTGATCTTGGAGTAATACCAGATGTCCAGGATAGCCTGATAAGTATAAATGCAGGTGGGATTGATGAATCCATTGTTTGTGGTGGTATTAAGTACCAAAAGGACAGCTTCTATACAGGTGGAGATGTTATCAGGAAAGATGCAGCAATTGGGGATGGCAAGGAACTGGCATTGTACCAGTCTGCTCGAGTAGGGAATTCTTCGTATAAATTCCAGAACCTGGAATCAGGAGATTATCTTGTTGACCTGCATTTTGCTGAGATCATATTCACTGGTGGCCCACCAGGAATGAGAATTTTTGATGTCTTTATGCAGGAAGAGAAG GTTATCTCTGCAATAGATATCTATGCACAGGTTGGCTCAAACCAACCACTTATTTTATCAGCTCTGAGAGCTTCAGTTGTCACAGATGAGGGGTTGACAATTAGATTTGAAGGGTTAGTAGGACAACCTATTCTTTGTGGCATTTCAATAAGACGTGATTGTTCTGAAG GAAAGAGTGGTGGAAACTTAGAACCAATATTGGCcacaaagaaagaaatattAGAG AAACAATGCAATGATTGTAGGCAGCTGAAGCAAGACTATGATTTGCTCTTGAAGGAGCAAATAGAATGCAAAAGAGCAGTAGAGGATCTAAAACAGGAGCATGAACTTAAGAGTAGAGAATGTCAGAAGGCCTGGACATCACTGCAGGAACTTCAGATGGAGCTCATGCGCAAATCAATGCATGTTGGCTCTTTAG CTTTTGCTGTAGAGGGGCAAGTGAAGGAGAAAAGTCGATGGTTTCAATCTCTAGCAGACTTGAGTGAGAAATTTAAA TTGCTGAAGCTCAAGCATGCAAAGCTGTCAGAGGAGGCACTAGAATACAGGTGGTTCCTTGCAGATATTACCAATATGACTACTACTGTTCAATCCACCG TGGATCATCATCTCAACTTGGAAGAGGAGTACAAAGACCTTAAACTTAAATATGTTGAAGAggcaaaggaaagaaaagaccTCTACAATAAAATCATAGAGCTAAAAG GAAATATCAGAGTTTTTTGCCGCTGCCGGCCTCTTAATGCTGAAGAAATTGCTGGAGGGGCTTCTGTGGCTGTTGATTTTGAATCTGCCAAAGACGGTGAACTTATTGTCAAAGGCCATGTGTCTTCCAAGAAGGTCTTCAAGTTTGACAGTGTCTTCAGCCCTGAAGAAGATCAAG AAAAGGTTTTTGAAAAAACTGCACCTCTTGCAACATCAGTGTTGGATGGATACAATGTCTGCATATTTGCTTATGGGCAGACAGGAACTGGCAAAACATTCACAATGGAAGGAACTGAAGAAGCTCGAGGAGTTAACTATAGGACTCTTGAGGAACTCTTCCGCATTATCAGAGAAAGGCAAGGGTTATTCCAATATGAAATAACTGTAAGCGTCTTAGAGGTCTACAATGAACAAATACGTGATTTACTTCTAATGGGATCTCAGCCTGGAGTTGCTGCAAAAAG GCTAGAAGTAAGGCAAGTTGCAGAAGGAGTTCATCATGTTCCAGGGATGGTCGAAGCTCATGTGAGCAACATGGATGAGGTCTGGGAAGTGCTACAAACAGGCAGCAAAGCCAGAGCTGTGGGCTCAACGAATGCTAATGAACATAGCAGTCGATCACActg TATTCACTGTGTGATGGTAAGAGGGGagaatctggtgactggagagTGTACTAGAAGTAAATTGTGGCTTATTGACCTAGCTGGAAGTGAGAGAGTGGCAAAGACAGATGCTCAAGGAGAACGACTGAAGGAGGCACAAAACATCAACAAATCACTTTCTGCACTAGGTGATGTAATATCTGCTCTTGCAACTAAAAGCCCACACATTCCCTTCAG GAACTCAAAGCTTACCCACTTACTTCAAGACTCTTTAG GTGGCGACTCGAAGACTTTGATGTTTGTGCAGATCAGCCCTAATGAGAATGATGTGGGAGAGACTCTTTGCTCTCTGAATTTTGCTAGTAGAGTGAGGGGAATTGAACTTGGTCCTGCCAAGAAACAAGTTGATGTTAGTGAACTTTTCAGATACAAACAAATG GTTGGGAAGGCTAAGCAGGAGAGCAAGAACAAAGATGCCCAAATAACTAAAATGGAAGACGGAATTCATTCTCTTGAAATGAGGAACAAGGCAAAAGATCTGGCTATTGCAAATCTTCAAGAGAAA GTTAAGGAGTTGGAATCACAGTTACTAATTGAACGAAAGTTGGCAAGGCAGCATGTCGATGCCAAAATAGCTGAAAACCAACTGCAGTTGCAGCAACTAAAAGAGCAAGAAGATCCGAACATATCATTGATGAATCCTCAATCAGTTATTCGACCAATGTCAGAAAAATTTCACAACCATGTTGCAGAACAAATTGCAGCAATTAAAGAGATAGGTAATGGAATGCGACCGCTTGTTGAGAACAACATGAACAGGCCTATGATGCTACCTCCAACCGACAATAACATTCTCAAGTGTTTCCCATCACCAAATGACAAGGAAAATAAGCCAGAGTTGGCTGAAGAGCACACCCCAAGAAAGGCCAGTAGAGTTTCTCTTTTTTCTACAGCTCGCCAGGTTCCAGCCACTCCAGTGCCCCGTCGTTACTCGCTTATTCCACTTCCTACCTCGAGAGCAGTGGTGGCACCGCCACCACCATTGCCACCTACCATGGGCAATCTTTCACCACCATTGCCTTCATCATTGCTAACCATCAATGGTAAAGATGGTCCTCAGCCCAGAAGTACGAAGAAGATTAACAGCATACTTAGAAGAAGCCTGCAAAAGAAGGTAATCATCAGATCCCCGTTGCCGCAGACAATTAGAAGGGGAGGTATTGTTGGAGGGGCAGAAAAGGTCCGGGTCTCAATTGGTGGAAGTGGGAGGAAGGCAAGGAGATTGCCCGTAAATAATGGTACCAAGGCCGACAGACTAACACTGCAAAAGCATCAGAAGGAAAAGGAGAAAGGCTGGAATCATAGAACAACAGCGAGGAACATTTGCTGA